A DNA window from Tenuifilaceae bacterium CYCD contains the following coding sequences:
- a CDS encoding zinc protease, translating to MKKILVGILLFIFPILLFSQEYKYESVPGDPLNARVYTLSNGLKVYMSVVKDEPRIQTFIAVRVGSKNDPKETTGLAHYFEHMMFKGTPEFGTMDWEKEKVLIEKIESLFETYRVETDSAKRAAIYHVIDSVSYEASTLAIPNEYDKLMAAIGSTGTNAGTSNDYTVYIENIPNNQLENWALIESKRFNQNVLRLFHTELETVYEEKNMSLTNDGRKASELMMKGLFPNHPYGQQTTLGEAEHLKNPSMKNIREFFAQYYVPNNMAVVMAGDFNPDEAIKIVDKYFSILKPVELPEFKFKPEEPINSPVVLETTGLEAENVSIGFRFNGANSSDNDMLDLISSILFNRKAGLVDLNINKKQLTLGCSAYNRAMVDYSMLQLSGRNKKGQSLDEVKDLLLQQVELLKKGDFPDWMLEAAINNQKLSMMSMLESSRGRASMMYLSYLDRIDWANAVSSISRLEKITKDQIVKFANERMGNNYVVVYKRQGKPEDVAKVSKPAITPVYINRDVESDFFKQIKNSTVNPIEPVFVDYKKNVVKFNLNKDVEVLYNQNTENGVFRLTYYFPFGRLSDPTLGHAADYIQLIGTSKLSAEQISQEFYKFACTFSINVADEETYINLYGLSENAEKAMVLMESLLNDSKPDKEVLQSYIANQLKARNDSKKNQKTVFSGLVSYATYGAQNPFNYVLSEEQLKAITPESLVEKIKMISTYPHKILYYGTLNQNDLRKQLLANHKLPKKFNVAPANKRFDESDTPKDRVVFANYDAKQSYLETISKSVPYSFELYPVVSIYNDYFGGGMNAIVFQELREKRGLAYTARARFSVPSWPDRVFMNTSYIATQNDKVVDAFNAFNELFNDMPMAEIGFNLAKESAISDIRTSRVEKMDLLWNYIEAERMGRSTDIRKVMFEKLPLFTLNDVKKFQEQYVKGKAKTYVILGKETDLDFGKLEQLYGPVTKLTLEEIFGY from the coding sequence ATGAAAAAAATTCTTGTTGGGATACTACTTTTCATATTCCCAATCTTGCTGTTCTCTCAGGAGTACAAGTATGAATCGGTTCCGGGCGATCCATTAAATGCTCGTGTATACACATTAAGCAATGGTCTTAAAGTTTATATGTCGGTTGTTAAGGATGAGCCCAGAATACAAACTTTTATTGCTGTTCGCGTTGGTAGCAAAAACGATCCAAAAGAAACTACAGGACTTGCGCATTACTTTGAACACATGATGTTTAAAGGAACTCCAGAGTTTGGAACAATGGATTGGGAAAAAGAAAAAGTGTTAATCGAAAAGATTGAATCGCTATTTGAAACATATAGGGTTGAAACAGACTCAGCCAAGAGGGCTGCTATTTATCATGTTATTGATAGCGTTTCATACGAGGCTTCAACGCTTGCGATTCCGAATGAATACGATAAGTTAATGGCTGCAATTGGTTCAACCGGAACAAATGCAGGAACATCCAATGATTATACTGTTTATATTGAGAATATTCCTAATAATCAACTGGAGAATTGGGCATTAATTGAATCCAAACGATTTAATCAAAATGTGCTTCGTCTATTCCACACAGAGTTAGAAACTGTTTACGAGGAGAAGAATATGTCGCTTACCAACGATGGCCGCAAAGCCAGCGAGTTGATGATGAAAGGATTATTTCCCAATCATCCTTATGGGCAACAAACTACACTGGGTGAGGCAGAGCATTTAAAGAACCCATCGATGAAGAATATTCGTGAGTTTTTTGCTCAGTACTATGTTCCAAACAATATGGCTGTTGTAATGGCTGGTGATTTTAATCCTGATGAAGCTATTAAAATAGTTGATAAATATTTTAGCATTCTTAAACCAGTTGAACTGCCTGAATTTAAATTTAAACCCGAAGAACCAATAAATTCTCCTGTTGTATTAGAAACTACAGGCCTTGAGGCTGAGAATGTGAGCATTGGTTTCCGATTCAATGGGGCAAACTCATCCGATAACGATATGCTCGATCTTATTTCATCAATTCTATTTAACCGGAAGGCAGGTTTAGTTGATTTGAATATTAATAAAAAACAATTAACATTAGGATGTAGTGCTTACAATAGAGCAATGGTTGATTATTCGATGCTTCAGCTATCGGGTAGAAATAAAAAGGGACAATCTCTCGATGAGGTTAAGGATCTGCTATTACAACAAGTTGAACTGCTCAAAAAGGGTGATTTCCCCGATTGGATGCTTGAGGCTGCAATTAACAATCAAAAGTTAAGCATGATGAGTATGCTTGAGAGCAGTCGTGGTCGCGCAAGTATGATGTATTTGTCTTATCTAGATAGAATTGATTGGGCTAATGCCGTTTCATCAATTTCAAGACTTGAGAAGATAACAAAGGATCAAATTGTGAAATTTGCTAATGAGCGAATGGGGAATAACTATGTAGTTGTTTATAAACGTCAAGGTAAACCCGAGGATGTGGCTAAAGTAAGCAAACCTGCAATTACTCCGGTTTATATCAATAGAGATGTTGAATCTGATTTCTTTAAACAAATCAAAAATTCAACGGTAAATCCGATAGAGCCTGTTTTTGTTGATTACAAAAAGAACGTAGTAAAATTCAACTTGAATAAAGATGTAGAAGTACTTTACAATCAGAATACTGAGAATGGAGTTTTCCGTTTGACATACTATTTCCCATTCGGACGATTAAGCGATCCTACCTTGGGTCATGCGGCTGATTATATACAACTTATAGGAACATCTAAGCTAAGTGCGGAACAGATAAGTCAAGAGTTTTATAAGTTCGCATGTACTTTTAGCATAAATGTAGCCGACGAAGAAACTTATATTAATCTTTATGGATTGAGCGAGAATGCTGAGAAGGCAATGGTTTTAATGGAAAGTTTGTTGAATGATTCTAAGCCTGATAAAGAAGTATTGCAATCCTATATTGCTAACCAACTTAAAGCTCGAAACGATTCTAAGAAAAATCAAAAGACAGTATTTAGTGGTTTGGTTAGTTATGCAACTTACGGGGCTCAAAATCCATTTAACTACGTTCTTTCCGAGGAGCAGCTTAAAGCGATTACCCCAGAGAGTTTGGTGGAGAAAATTAAGATGATAAGCACATATCCTCACAAAATTCTTTACTACGGAACGTTGAATCAAAACGATTTAAGAAAACAGTTGCTTGCAAATCATAAACTGCCCAAGAAGTTTAATGTTGCCCCAGCAAACAAAAGGTTTGATGAGTCGGACACACCAAAGGATAGAGTGGTCTTCGCTAATTACGATGCAAAGCAATCGTACCTTGAAACCATATCTAAAAGTGTTCCTTATTCGTTCGAACTTTACCCAGTTGTAAGCATTTATAATGATTATTTTGGTGGTGGTATGAATGCTATTGTATTTCAAGAGTTGAGAGAGAAACGAGGTTTGGCTTACACTGCAAGAGCTCGCTTCTCTGTTCCATCTTGGCCCGATAGGGTATTTATGAATACCAGTTACATTGCAACCCAGAACGACAAGGTAGTTGATGCGTTCAACGCTTTTAACGAACTATTTAACGATATGCCAATGGCCGAAATTGGTTTTAACCTTGCCAAAGAATCTGCTATATCCGATATTCGTACAAGTAGGGTTGAGAAAATGGATTTACTATGGAATTATATTGAGGCAGAGCGTATGGGCAGGAGTACCGATATCAGAAAGGTGATGTTTGAGAAGCTTCCTTTGTTTACTTTAAACGATGTTAAGAAATTCCAAGAACAATATGTGAAGGGAAAAGCAAAAACGTATGTAATTCTTGGTAAAGAGACCGACTTGGATTTTGGTAAATTGGAGCAATTGTATGGCCCAGTTACCAAATTAACCCTTGAGGAGATTTTTGGTTACTAA